The DNA window GCCTGGGGAGAGTTCGACCTCTGTCAACTAGACGCAAATCTAGTTGGCAAGTTGTCTCGCTGAATCAGGAATCCCCGTTACTTTAGTACGGGGAGTGTCAACTTACTTCTCTGAGGTTAGAGTGGGAGAGAGATCCGAGCTAAAAAAATCTTGAATGAATTGAAGAGCGCTTTTGATCGGGGGCAAAACGGTATCGGAATTCTCGTTATTCTCAGGCCAATCTCCCGTGTAGTTATTATCCTGAAAATTAGAATAAGAAGAATGACTCTGACGGCGACCGAAGAAAGGATGATGGTAGATATCGAGCGTTTTCTTATCGGAGTTCGTTAAAACGGTATGGGTATAAGCATGAAGGAAACCATCATCGGCGCTCAGAAATTTTTGCTTTTGAGCGCTCAACTCGCGTAACTGTTCGATCGTGCGATTGACGTTCGCGCTAATGAGCCGAAGTTGCTGGTGAATCGATACGCCGAGCGTTTCCAAGCTCTGCGATTGCAGCATTTCCAATAACATCAAGAGATGTTTTTTAGCACTCTCTGCATCTTTAAACGGAAAGATTGCGCAGTAAGCAACGATAAATAATTGCTCGTTATTTTCAACGCGAAACTCCAAATAAGTTCGCCGCGCGCTGACTTCAACACCCGGGGCTTGTTTCAAATCGGGGCAAACTCGGGCGATTTGCTCGTACATTTGAGCGAGAATTAAGTTCGAGGAGAGATTGTAGGGCGAATCCACCATCACTTGAATAGTAGGAAGCGTTTGGTTAAAAAACTTCTGTGCTTTTTCGGGGGTAAGGCGCAAAACTTGAGTGCGATCGCCGCCCGGACTGAGATCGAGCCAGTCGCAGACTAAGCCTTCTGTTTTTAAACCATAACAGGAAACGCCGTGCAGCTTCGTTCCCGTCAGGATAGCCCCGGTTAAATCTGCCCCACCCCACTCAACATCAATCAAGCGCGCTTGGGTTAAATCGGCGTGAACCAGACTGGTATTGACTAAATTAGCATGACTCAAATCTGCCCCTATCAAATTTGCCCCACTCAGTTTCGTCTGGCTTAAATCCGCCCAGCGTAAATTAGCGCCGCTTAAATCCACCCAGCGTAAATTAGCGCGATGTAGATCTGCACCGCTGAGGTTAGCGCGATTGAGATTGGCTTGAGAGAGTTCGGCATCGCGCAAGTTCGCGCCACTCAAATCGGTGCGACTGATATCGGCACTGCTGAGGATAACCTGCTCGAGAATTGCGCCGGTCAGAATCGCATCGCGCAAATTGACTTCACTCAGGTTGCAATAGCTCAAATTTGCACCTCGCAGGGTTGCTTCGCGCAGATCGGTTCCCGTGAGATTGGCGCTGGTGAGATTCGCGCCGCTGAGTTCGGCGCGAACTAATTCGGCGCGCATAATTAAAGCTTCGACTAATTCGGCTTTACCGAGATCGGCGCGAATGAGATTGGCAACGTTGAGGAGGGCGCGATTGAGCTTTGCGCCCGAGAGATTGGCGGCGTTGAGTCGGGCGACATTCAAGCGCGCTCGATCGAGGTTGGCGCGGCTGAGATTAGCACCACTGAGATTGGCAATATTGAGATTGGCACCGCTTAAATTAATCTCGCTCAGTCTGACTCCTCTTAGATTTGCCTCGTTAAGATTGACTCCACGAAAGTCTCGGACTCCCGCTGCGTATTGAGTAATCAGTTCTTTAACATTCATCCTGGCTTTAAGTCGCAGTTGTCGAAGGGTGGGTAGAGCGGCAAAGGTTTAGGTGGGCTGGGATTGCGCGAGAAACTCAATGTATGGTAGCAAGAAGGATGTCTTTTACGGGGCGATGGTTTATGGGCGAAGGCGATTCGCTTTGGGCGCGCCCCCAGAAAAACGGGGTTAAAGAGGCTGTTTTTGGCGCGAGAGAATTTAGGGTAATTTCATGAAAGTTGGGATTGTCGGACTGGGTTTGATTGGGGGATCGCTGGGTTTGGATTTGCGATCGCGCGGGCTGGAGGTTTTGGGGGTTTCCCGCCGCCGTTCCGTTTGCGAAATCGCGCGCGATCGCGGGGCGGTTGACGAAGCGAGCGTCGATTTGGCGCTCTTACAAAAAGCGGACGTTATTTTTATTTGTACTCCCCTGAGTGCGATCGCGCCAACCGTCCAACAACTGATCCCCTTAGTGTCATCTAATACGATTCTTACCGATGTGGGGTCGGTCAAGCAATCGATCGCGGCGACTTGCTCGAAATTGTCGCCAAATTTTGTCGGCGGACACCCGATGGCAGGAACCGCCGAACAAGGGATAGAGGCGGCACAAGCGAACTTATTCGCCGGTGCGCCTTACGTTCTCACCCCCACGGAAACAACGCCTGCTACCGCTCTTAAAGTTGTTGAAGATTTAGTCGGTTTGCTGGACGCTCGCTTGTATATTTGTTCTCCCGCGCGGCACGATCGCGCCGTGGCTTTTATTTCTCATCTACCCTTGTTTGCCAGTGCGGGATTGATCCAAACTTGCCTACGCGAATCGGACTCGGAAGTCTTACAACTGGCTCAAAAGCTTGCTAGTTCTGGTTTTCGGGATACCAGTCGCATTGGCGGCGGCAATCCGGAGTTGGGCGTTGCGATCGCGCGTCACAATCGCCTCGAATTAGCGCGATCGCTCCGTCAATACCGGCAGGTACTCGATACGCTGATTGAAGAGATCGAGGGGGAAAATTGGGATGCGATCGAGCAATCTTTGCAGGAAAATCAAGGCGCGCGCCCCGATTTTTTAAATTAATAGAAAACTTAACGTTCTCCTAGCCCCGCGCTAGAAGATTCGAGTCGGGACGCGGCAAACAGAGTAGCGTTGCCGCGTCGCCAGAGCGAAGCCAGAGTCAAGAACTAACACTTTCGAGCAGTTGCCAGCGATCGCTTTCTGCGATCGCTCGTTGAACCGACTCAAAGATTTGTCGGCAGTGGTTGTCAAGCTGGAGAGGAAGTTCTTCATTTTTAATCACTAAGCTCATGCGGACTTCCCGAGCCGTCGCTGTGGTGCGATCGACTAAAACTTCGGCTGTGACTAGCTTTGAAAAAGCAATATGTCCGGGAACTTCGCGCCCCATTAAATAATCGCCTGCATCGTAAAGAATTTCAAAATTGCAAGATTTTAGAACTTCCCGCAGGGAGGGGAAGAGGTTTTCAATTGGAACTGCTAGCGTAAATGAGCATACATAACGAGCCATATTCTCGACCCCAGAAATCAAGTTTAGGTAGACTCTCCTATCATAATCGAAGCGTCCTGACATCCGATCTCGCAAAGATCGGCATCCAATTCTTTTTTCGCCGACCCATTTCCTTGAAGGTTAATCGAACTTCAGTAAAATTACTGGAAATTCGCAAACTTAGAGGTGGAAGGAAAAAAGCAGGAAAAGCGAGGACGGCAAGATATTATGGAGAGTTGAAGCGAGCCATCAGCCGAACTGACGGCGCAAAGAAAGCAGAAGCAAAAAAAACACTCAAAATCCTTTGCGCTCAACACCTTTCTTAGTGCGATACTCGTCATCCGGATAGTTCGGTCGATTGAAGCGAGGAAAATTTGCGCATGAATGGAAAACTCATTGTATTCGAGGGCGGCGAAGGCGCGGGGAAAACGACTCAAATCGAGAGGACGCGCGCTTGGCTTTCCCGACATCTCCCCCCACACATTCCGCTACTCGTCACGCGGGAACCGGGCGGAACGCACCTGGGGACGAGCATTCGCAGCTTGTTACTCGATCGCGCAACAGCCTCAGAAACGCCCCACAATCGCACGGAACTGCTGCTTTACGCCGCCGATCGCGCCCAGCACGTCGAAACTTGTTTAAGACCCGCTCTGGCTGACAATACGATAATTTTATGCGATCGCTACACGGATTCGACGGTTGCGTATCAAGGGTACGGTCGCGGTCTTAACCTCGAGATGATCGAACAACTCAATCGTATCGCCACGGGAGGATTAAAGAGCGATTTAACCCTGTGGTTGGATTTAGAGGTCGAAATTGGCTTAGAACGGGCGAGACGGCGTTCTGTGCGCGATCGCATGGAAGCGGCAGAATTAACCTTTCATAAGCGGGTTCGCGCTGGGTTCGAGCAACTGGCTGGAGACAATCCGCAGCGTATCGTTCGTATTGATGCGAGTTTGGAGGTGGAGAAGGTGAGCGCTCAAATCGAGAAAGTGCTGCGCGATCGCATTTTATAATGAATAATGAATAGTGAATAATGAATAATTTACAATGGACAATTAATTGATAATGTTCGGAGTCTTTTTGACCCAGACCAACCCTTCAACTTCTGACTGCCTCAACATTATCCATTATTCATTATCTATTATTCATTATCAATTATTTACCACGGATTCCCGACTAAGGTAAAAGCACTCCAATAGTAAGGATGAGTTAAATTGCGATCGCCCAACTGGACTAATTCAGGCGTTAGCGGAAAACTCCCTTGCGGCGTTACTAATTGTCCTTTTTCCAAGCGAACTTTTCCTTGACTCATCGCTAACTGTACCTGCCGCAATGCTTCAGCCTTAATCGATGCCGTTTTCAACTGTTCGTAAAAACCCACCATCAAACCCAGCGTTCCTTCATCGCTGACATACCACAGACTGCCCAGCACTGATTTTACCCCTGCTTGGGCAGCAAGCCCCGCAAATCCGAGTTCCGCGTCGCGATCGCCCAATGCCGTGCGACAGGCACTTAAGACCAACAAATCTACCGGCGGCTGTGCTAATTTGAGTTGGCGAATTCGATCTAAACTCAAGCGCGAATCTCCCCAAAACTGGATGAAAGAATTCTCTGATTTGCCCGAATTGAACTCAGCATGAGAAGCGAGGTGAACGATACTGTAAGGCGTAGCATTGCGCGTTTCAATTAGCTTTTCTTGAGTGAAATCACTTCCTGATAACTCTTCTCCCTTCCACACATTTTGAGTAATAAGTTGCAATTCCAAGGATGCCGCCGGGAGGGGCGGTAAATCGACAAAGGTATCAGAACCCATACCCAGCACGGGTAAATTTTTAATATCGCGGTAGCGCGTATCGACGAGCGATAGACTCGGCATCAATCCGACGCTATACTGTTCGATGATGAACTTGTTGCCATCGTGAAGCGCTGCAACGGGGAGCGATCGCAACCCAGCATCCAAAATAAAAGAAATATTCGTAATTTCCCGCAACTTTAACTGTTCCTGCACGGGTGCAATTATCCAGTCGTACAACTGTTTTGAAGGCGCGAGATAAGCAGTTCGACGACTAACATTCGTCACAGCGCTGCGAAATCGATTGGCAACTTCCATCACTTGCGCGCGCGTCACGCCCTCGATTCGGCGGCGATAAGGAGTTCCTTTTGCCGTAACCATCATTAACTCTAATTCATCCGTATCCGGGTTTGTTCGGTTCGCATCAATGGGGACAAAAGTCACATAGAGAATAGCGGGTTTTTCTCCAGTATTATCTTCAATATCGTGTAAAATTTCCCGAACGTTATCGAGAGAACTAAAATGAATTTCTGCGCTGCCTCCGTAGCCAACAAAATCGTTAGTAAAGCGTTCTTCGATACCCTCTAGCGTACTCGTTGTAACTTCGGGGGTTGGTTGCTTGAGTACATCGCTACCGCCGCCACAATAAGGAGGACAAGTATCTAAGGGGAATCTAAGCGGGCTGGGGTTGGTTGGAATATCGTTATTTGGGTTTGGGGGGCGATCGGGGTTTGGGGGGCGATCGGGGTTTTGAGCGAGATTAACTTGAAGTTGTACCGATTGCGAGTTAGAGAACGGAATGCGATCGTCAGCCACGACATCAAATAAATTAACCAATCCCGTAAAATTAGAATCGGTAGTAAAGCTTAAAACATCGCCAACTATCAACTTTTGCGACGAACCCGCCGTCAAAACGATTGAACTTCCACCGCGAAGTAACGTCAGCGTTCCCGTCCCCGTAATGTTACTAATAACGATGGAATTATTAATAAAATCATCTAAATTAGCATCCGTTACTTGCTTTTCAATATCGGCAAAAGTAATTTGAAAAGATTGACCGGGTTGTAAAGTGGTTACGGGATTGGTAAATGGTGCAATAACGGGAGGCGTATTAATCGAGGTAATCGTAATATTCGGCTGCGGCACGTCGGAACCTCCCGTCGGTTTCATGTCAAAAGAACCCGCAGCCAGAGGAGTTCCATCCGTATTAATCGCCCCTGCCAACCCATTAACGCTCGTCGCATCCCCGATAATGAAGGGATCGTTATTCGGTCCGCCATCGTGCTGAATTGTCACCGTCCCCGCAATTTTCGGTCCACCCGTTACAATTCCTTGGGTATCAATCGTTGTCCCTGCCCCCGTTCCCCGCACTCGCCCAGTCGCAAGGACATCCACCTTACCGCCTTGCCCCGTACCCGTAGAATCACCCTGTCCCGTTGTTGTAATGCTGGTAAATTGAATATCGCTACCGGGAGTTGGTTCCGATTTCAGGCTGACATCTCCCCCTCGTCCATCTGCCGAACCTACACTAATATTGTTTCCGATTGCGGCTGAAGTAATCGCGCCTGCATTAATCGTGCTACCCGATGCCAAAGTAATGTCACCCCCTCGAGCGCTTACTGGCCCTAAACCGTTTGCACTAGCAGTAGAAGCGATCGCACCGACATTCATGGCGCTGCCCGATATCAGTTTAATTTCGCCGCCTGTGGCTATTGCCGTCGTTCCAGAACCGCTTAGTGAGGCTGTAGCCGTAGAAGTAATCGCGCCTGCATTAATCGTGCTACCCGATGTCAAAGTAACGTCACCCCCTTTAGCTACCGTTCCATAACCGCTTCCTGTAGCAATGGTAGTAATCGTGCCTGTATTAATAGCGCCGCCTGCATCAATCGTGACTATACCACCCGTTGCTGTAACCGGACTCGACGCTGTGGTAGTCGCAGAAGTATTAATATCCCCGGTTGTCACGCTACCTCCAGCGTTTAAACGAATATCTGCCCCTATTACTTGAGGGTCATTACTACCAAAACTCGTGTTAATGTTACCAATCGCGATATTATTTCCCGCAGTAATCTCAATAAAACGCCCACCCGTAGCGTCTCCTTCTAAGGCAATACTTTGTCCCGCACCGTTAAAGTCTCGTAACGCGCTGAATGAGATGCTGGTAACCGACGTAGGGCTAAAATCTAACGAAGTATTGAGGTTGATATCGCGACTGGCTTGTAAGATAATATCGCCTGATAAAGACAGTAATTTAGTCGCGCCGATGGTAAAGTCCGTAAAAGCATCTACATCACCCGCCAAAATTTGATTATCGTCGAGTTGAGCATCATCCGCCCCTGCACCCGCAATAATATTAATATCTCTGGGGTCGAATAAAATTGTACCGAGAAGACCGTTACTCGCTCCTGCATCCGCATTTCCATTAAAGACTAATTTGTCTTTCCCGGAAATTTCAATAAAACCGCCGTTGCCTGAATTAATGCCCCCTCTGGCGCTAGCACTTCCATAAAATCCGGTCACTTCGTTCGACCAATTGATAATTCTGCCGCCGTTCCCGTTCAAACCGGCATTAGCATTTAAAACTGAATCTTGGCTGACATAAGTTCGCGCCGCATTGGGAACATTCCCCTGTCCTTGGTAATCGCCACCGATACGAATATTGCCGCCGCTGCCCTCGCTTCCCGAAGCATTTAAGTTCGCGCCGATTAGGGCTATCTTTTGTCCCAATACGTCAATATTTCCGCCAGAGGTTCCACTCGCATTGAGGCTTCCGGAAATAACTGTCGTTCCGTTTGTCGTTGGAATCGTGCTTCCGGAACTCGCTAACTGAACTTGGTTACTCGCGTTAAGGGTTAAGCCAGTATTTACATTTTGAGTGGCGGAACTGGTGAGGAGTTGGGGCAGTTGTAAGGCGTTGAACGGGAGAACTTGACCGTTAAGATCGCGAGGCGGCTGAATTTCGAGACTGAGGAGGGATCCGGGTTGAGAAATTTTGACGGAACTACTACCGGGAATCGCTGCAATTGCAATATTTCCAGCATTCGCAGTTAGCGTTCCCGTATTAACAACGGTTCCGCCTAATAAACTTAAGTTTTTTCCGGCATCGACGGCTAAGTTTCCAGCATTGACAATTGCACCCGCTGAGGAGGAGTCGAACGCAAATTGATTGGGCGTACCGTTTAAAGCGAGGTAATTATTATCGCCAAACGCATTAAACCAACCGCCATTATTGAAGCCGATTCCTGTTGCTGTTGTTGCGGTGAAATCGGCTGGGACATTCAAACTCGCTCCCGCACCAAAGATGATTCCAGCCGGATTCATTAAGTAGAGATTGGAGTTGCCGCCGCTAACTTGAATTAAGCCGTTAATCACCGATGGATCGCCGCCGGTAACGCGCGCTAAGATATTCGCGATACTCGGATTCGAGAGAAAATTGGCAACGCTATTAGCATCGAGATTAAAGGCTTGAAAGCTATGAAATAAGTTGGCTTTATCTGCCGATAGACTACCGCCGAAAATATCGATACGGTTGCCGTTGACTAAAACCTGCGTTCCTGTAGCATCAGCAGCGGGGACAATCGTTTGGGCTAAAGCTGGAGGCGCAAAACACGCTGCCCGCACCCAAAACCCAAGGAGTAAGCCAAACCCGTAACACCCAGAAAAAAAGGAAGATTTCATACAAAAAATCGTTAGGAACGTTTAGGAATTTTTAGCAGCGCGAGTATCTAACATCTAAGCTGTTTTCTTGGCTTTGAATTTTTTTTTGGAAGAAGAATGAATGCGAGCAAGTGTTAACATACATCTATAGCAGCGAACGGCAAGTAGGTAAGCGTGCTTTTGCGTTGGTTTTGATGAAACCGAGAACGGTTTTAGCGGAACAATTTGAGGAAGGAAACTCTTTAGGAAGAAAAAGACGCTAGCTGGCAGATGCAGTCAGGTCTATAAATATCCTTGAAAAGGCGTGAGAGGCTTTCAAGGATTTTAAATTTTTAATTCTGCCCAGCACGCTTATATTTATTTTCTATCGTAACCAGTGAAGAGTAAGATCGCCTATAGGGTTTACCCAAAAAATACATGAAAAAGAACCGCAGTTGTAATCTAGGGGCTGCGGTTCGAGTCTGAAGGAGTATTTAAGGAGTATTCAACCTAATGGCGATTGTAAAATAGATGTCGAACAAAGTAAGGCTGGTTACAGTTTTGGAAACAAGGGGCTAGGAGACTACGATCGAGCGTTCCGATTGGCAGGGGGTTTGCTGAGTACGTTTGCCGAACGTAGGGGGTGGTAAACCCAATTTTTTTGATAATTTATATAGAATAGGAGCAAGCGGTTGACGATAGTGGCAGCGATCGCTGCATCTATACAGTATTGGGATATACCTTTTGCTTATGCCTTCTTGTCCCCAGTGCGATAACCCCGTTACCACCGACGCGCTGCGTTGTCCTCACTGCAACGAGACGCTGAAAGCCTTCGGACATCCGGGAATTCCTTTACATCGCGCGACAAAGCAAGCTTCTTTGTGCGAGAGTTGTCTGTACGATCGAGATGATTCTTGTACGTTTCCCCAGCGTCCCGATGCGAAAACTTGTACGCTGTATCGAGATGTCTCGCAATTACAACCGGAAACCGAACGGGTAACATACCGCGTTGGAGGAATGGCCGGGTTGAAGGCGTGGTGCGACCTCAATCGGGGTTGGTTAATGGCGGGGGGACTATTGGGCGCGAGTCTTTGGCTGGCTTTACGCTAATCCACCTATCGAGCCACATTGCATACAAAAAGTCAATAGTTAAAAATTACTTGTAACACGCGCTCCAAATTGTCTAAGTCTCCGACAATGCGCCGCACGGGTTCGGGCAGAACTCGCACAAGGGTAGGAGTTGCGGAAACTTGATTCGACTCTGCTTCTTCGGGATGCTTGTAAATATCGATCACTTTCAAGGTATAGGGATAAGGCAGTCCGGTTTCTAAAAGCTGATGGATTCGTTGCAGAGTTTTCTCGGTTGAGGCACTGCTACCGGAAACAAACAACCGCAGCACGTAGCCGGGAGTCTCGGAATGCGCCTCATTTGCACTCACCCGACTTCGCACCGCTCCCTTCAAGCTCGAGTCGTTTTGATAATTGACGATTAATTCGCGTTCCTCCCACAGTTGCGGAAACTCGGAGCGATAGGATTCGAGGAGGGTTGGGTCGCAGGAAGCGTCTTGCCAGGGCGCAATCTGCCAGACTAAATTTCCCGTTCCGAAGACAGCATTGAGCAGGGTTTGATGATGCTGGACGGGCGGATGGACTTCAGCAAAGATTTCAATCTCTTTCGTTTTCGGATTGAGCCAGCGGTCTAGGGTAGCGGTGTAGCCTGGAACGAGAAAGTGCGGCGGTTCGGGCAGCCCAAAAATTTCCTGGAGAGCGCTACAGAGTTGAAAATGCCATCGACCCTGTTTTTCAGGATCGAGGCAATAGACGAGATCGCCGCCGGGGGTAAACAGGGCGATTCCTTTGAATAATTCGGGGGTGCGATCCGGTACGGAGCCGCGTAACGGTGCGCGACTCGGATCGAGGGAAGATGAATACATATTGCGATCGCAAGGGCATGGTTCCTTAAGGTTAGCGCGTCTATTCTTCAGTGGCGCACGCCGCACCTGACTCGGCAACTCATACCCTTGCTCCGACCGTCTTAGATACGACCGCGCAGCATCATAGACATTTCGTTGGTTGTCGGCGAACATTCCAAGGCTGTTTCCTCAGTAATGCGCCCTTCTTGATAGAGATTGAACAGCGATTGGTTCATCGTAATCATACCGTCGAATTCCCCATCTCTCATCAACTCGTGCATCTCTTCGTAATTGCCTTTACGAATATACTCTTTCATCGTTTCCGTATTCACCAAGATGTCGTGGTAAGCGGCGCGCTTACCGTCGGTGGTACGACACAACCCTTGGGCGATCACCGCAACCAACGATTCGGCAATGGCAACCCGCATGGCATCCTGTTCTTCAGCGGTGTACAACGTCAGAATCCGCTCGATGGTTTTGATGGCGCTGTTGGTGTGCAGCGTTCCCATAACCAAGTGACCCGTTTGCGCTGCTTTGAGGGCGGTGTTCACTGTGCCTTTATCCCGCATTTCCCCCACCAGAATGATGTCGGGGTCTTCCCGCAAGGAGGCCTTAAGCGCGTTATCGAATAACAGCGTGTGTTGTCCGACTTCCCGCTGTTTAATTAACGATTTCCGGCTTTTATGCACGAATTCAACCGGATCTTCGATGGTGATAATGTTTTTGGCGTGTTCTTTATTGATGTAATCGATCATCGCGGCCAAGGTCGTCGATTTCCCGGAACCCGTCGGCCCTGTTACCAACACCATGCCTTTGTGCGCGTCGGAGATATCCCGGAAAATTGGCGGCAAACGCAATTGGTCGATGGTGAGAATTTTTAAGGGAATCAACCGCATGACGATCGCGGGGCCGGTGAGAGAATCAAATACGTTAATCCGCACCCGCGCGAATTCATACTGCGTCGCGCCGTCGTATTCTTTGGTATCTTTGAAGCGCTGAATTTCTTGGTCGGTGAGAACTTCGTGCAACCAACTGTAGAAGGTGTTTTCGTCGGTTTCGGGGTACTCGGTCACTGAGATTTCGCCGCGATCGCGCATTCGCGGCACTTCACCCACCCCGAGGTGAATATCTGAAAAGCCTTTCTCGTGGGCTTCGTGGACAAGCTCGTTTAAAGTCGGATTTCCCGGCGAACGCTGCGGTTTGTTCGATTGCGCTGGCGCGGCTGCCGGTTGCGCGACCTGCCCTCGTGCGGGCGGCGCGCTCGGACGCGGCATCATTGGCGGTCTTGCGGGCATGGCCTGCGTCATCTGTCGCGTTACGTCGGATGCACCTCTGGCCCCAGCGATTCCTCCTGGTGGAGGAGCAGGCGGGCGGCCCATTGCTGGCGGAGGGGGGACGGCTGGACGCTGGGGTTGTCGTTCTGTCATGTTTCAACTACCGCGCTTTTTTTGAAATGGATGGATACAGACTGATTTAGGGAGGACTTACGCGAAAAAAACCCGATGGCAATGGAAAATCGTTAAGTTGGCCACAGAGCGACGAATAAACCCGGTTTTTGGTCTCGTCGTGCTATAAGTCCCGATCGAGCAAGTTGAGTTCATTCAATCATAACTAAATCCTCGATCGCGAATCCTACTTCTGCCTCCTTAACGTTCCATTTCTGAGAAATATTACCCTTATTGTTACAAAATATTAACTTCTCCATCAAGGCTATTTCAGGGGTCGCGATCGCGACTCATTTTCTCCGTACCGAGAGTTAGGAGAGGCAATACCTTGGAATGCTCGGGAAGGCTCGATCTTTGACCCGAAGCGCGATCGCGGGTAGCCCTCCGAAAAAACCCGGTTTTTGAGAACCTTATACCCATTAAAAATTAAAAAGGAAGAAACCTAGATATATTAGGGGTTTCAGCCTCAAGATGTGTCGTCCGAACTCGGAGAACTGGTATTATCGCCTGCGGTTTTCCCGGAATTGTGCCGAGCTTGTATTAACTTTAATTAAAAATCGCTCATCTAACTTGAAAAACTCCTACAATCTATAAAGATTCTCGCGTGTCTGTGAGGGAAGACATTCGCGGAAGTTAAAAATGCACAAAATGCAAAGTTTTTAAGGTTTTAAAAAGTCGATCTGTATGGAAGCGTGAGAGCATCTCGCTGACTCATCGGACTGATAGATTCATCGAGAAATT is part of the Oscillatoria sp. FACHB-1406 genome and encodes:
- a CDS encoding pentapeptide repeat-containing protein, translated to MNVKELITQYAAGVRDFRGVNLNEANLRGVRLSEINLSGANLNIANLSGANLSRANLDRARLNVARLNAANLSGAKLNRALLNVANLIRADLGKAELVEALIMRAELVRAELSGANLTSANLTGTDLREATLRGANLSYCNLSEVNLRDAILTGAILEQVILSSADISRTDLSGANLRDAELSQANLNRANLSGADLHRANLRWVDLSGANLRWADLSQTKLSGANLIGADLSHANLVNTSLVHADLTQARLIDVEWGGADLTGAILTGTKLHGVSCYGLKTEGLVCDWLDLSPGGDRTQVLRLTPEKAQKFFNQTLPTIQVMVDSPYNLSSNLILAQMYEQIARVCPDLKQAPGVEVSARRTYLEFRVENNEQLFIVAYCAIFPFKDAESAKKHLLMLLEMLQSQSLETLGVSIHQQLRLISANVNRTIEQLRELSAQKQKFLSADDGFLHAYTHTVLTNSDKKTLDIYHHPFFGRRQSHSSYSNFQDNNYTGDWPENNENSDTVLPPIKSALQFIQDFFSSDLSPTLTSEK
- a CDS encoding prephenate/arogenate dehydrogenase, which encodes MKVGIVGLGLIGGSLGLDLRSRGLEVLGVSRRRSVCEIARDRGAVDEASVDLALLQKADVIFICTPLSAIAPTVQQLIPLVSSNTILTDVGSVKQSIAATCSKLSPNFVGGHPMAGTAEQGIEAAQANLFAGAPYVLTPTETTPATALKVVEDLVGLLDARLYICSPARHDRAVAFISHLPLFASAGLIQTCLRESDSEVLQLAQKLASSGFRDTSRIGGGNPELGVAIARHNRLELARSLRQYRQVLDTLIEEIEGENWDAIEQSLQENQGARPDFLN
- the tmk gene encoding dTMP kinase, with product MNGKLIVFEGGEGAGKTTQIERTRAWLSRHLPPHIPLLVTREPGGTHLGTSIRSLLLDRATASETPHNRTELLLYAADRAQHVETCLRPALADNTIILCDRYTDSTVAYQGYGRGLNLEMIEQLNRIATGGLKSDLTLWLDLEVEIGLERARRRSVRDRMEAAELTFHKRVRAGFEQLAGDNPQRIVRIDASLEVEKVSAQIEKVLRDRIL
- a CDS encoding CHAT domain-containing protein encodes the protein MKSSFFSGCYGFGLLLGFWVRAACFAPPALAQTIVPAADATGTQVLVNGNRIDIFGGSLSADKANLFHSFQAFNLDANSVANFLSNPSIANILARVTGGDPSVINGLIQVSGGNSNLYLMNPAGIIFGAGASLNVPADFTATTATGIGFNNGGWFNAFGDNNYLALNGTPNQFAFDSSSAGAIVNAGNLAVDAGKNLSLLGGTVVNTGTLTANAGNIAIAAIPGSSSVKISQPGSLLSLEIQPPRDLNGQVLPFNALQLPQLLTSSATQNVNTGLTLNASNQVQLASSGSTIPTTNGTTVISGSLNASGTSGGNIDVLGQKIALIGANLNASGSEGSGGNIRIGGDYQGQGNVPNAARTYVSQDSVLNANAGLNGNGGRIINWSNEVTGFYGSASARGGINSGNGGFIEISGKDKLVFNGNADAGASNGLLGTILFDPRDINIIAGAGADDAQLDDNQILAGDVDAFTDFTIGATKLLSLSGDIILQASRDINLNTSLDFSPTSVTSISFSALRDFNGAGQSIALEGDATGGRFIEITAGNNIAIGNINTSFGSNDPQVIGADIRLNAGGSVTTGDINTSATTTASSPVTATGGIVTIDAGGAINTGTITTIATGSGYGTVAKGGDVTLTSGSTINAGAITSTATASLSGSGTTAIATGGEIKLISGSAMNVGAIASTASANGLGPVSARGGDITLASGSTINAGAITSAAIGNNISVGSADGRGGDVSLKSEPTPGSDIQFTSITTTGQGDSTGTGQGGKVDVLATGRVRGTGAGTTIDTQGIVTGGPKIAGTVTIQHDGGPNNDPFIIGDATSVNGLAGAINTDGTPLAAGSFDMKPTGGSDVPQPNITITSINTPPVIAPFTNPVTTLQPGQSFQITFADIEKQVTDANLDDFINNSIVISNITGTGTLTLLRGGSSIVLTAGSSQKLIVGDVLSFTTDSNFTGLVNLFDVVADDRIPFSNSQSVQLQVNLAQNPDRPPNPDRPPNPNNDIPTNPSPLRFPLDTCPPYCGGGSDVLKQPTPEVTTSTLEGIEERFTNDFVGYGGSAEIHFSSLDNVREILHDIEDNTGEKPAILYVTFVPIDANRTNPDTDELELMMVTAKGTPYRRRIEGVTRAQVMEVANRFRSAVTNVSRRTAYLAPSKQLYDWIIAPVQEQLKLREITNISFILDAGLRSLPVAALHDGNKFIIEQYSVGLMPSLSLVDTRYRDIKNLPVLGMGSDTFVDLPPLPAASLELQLITQNVWKGEELSGSDFTQEKLIETRNATPYSIVHLASHAEFNSGKSENSFIQFWGDSRLSLDRIRQLKLAQPPVDLLVLSACRTALGDRDAELGFAGLAAQAGVKSVLGSLWYVSDEGTLGLMVGFYEQLKTASIKAEALRQVQLAMSQGKVRLEKGQLVTPQGSFPLTPELVQLGDRNLTHPYYWSAFTLVGNPW
- a CDS encoding zinc ribbon domain-containing protein; the encoded protein is MPSCPQCDNPVTTDALRCPHCNETLKAFGHPGIPLHRATKQASLCESCLYDRDDSCTFPQRPDAKTCTLYRDVSQLQPETERVTYRVGGMAGLKAWCDLNRGWLMAGGLLGASLWLALR
- a CDS encoding circadian clock KaiB family protein: MYSSSLDPSRAPLRGSVPDRTPELFKGIALFTPGGDLVYCLDPEKQGRWHFQLCSALQEIFGLPEPPHFLVPGYTATLDRWLNPKTKEIEIFAEVHPPVQHHQTLLNAVFGTGNLVWQIAPWQDASCDPTLLESYRSEFPQLWEERELIVNYQNDSSLKGAVRSRVSANEAHSETPGYVLRLFVSGSSASTEKTLQRIHQLLETGLPYPYTLKVIDIYKHPEEAESNQVSATPTLVRVLPEPVRRIVGDLDNLERVLQVIFNY